Proteins from one Desulfonema limicola genomic window:
- the mftA gene encoding variant-type mycofactocin precursor → MQNCEKEIKELKENEKELDKNRQIDVPPVLEEIVIEELAVDGICGIY, encoded by the coding sequence ATGCAGAATTGTGAAAAAGAAATTAAAGAATTAAAGGAAAATGAAAAAGAGCTTGATAAAAACCGGCAGATTGATGTACCCCCTGTTCTTGAAGAGATTGTGATTGAAGAACTTGCAGTTGACGGAATCTGCGGAATTTACTAA
- the larB gene encoding nickel pincer cofactor biosynthesis protein LarB, with translation MDTKHLMSLLEQVQTGQMSTGAAMHQLKQLPFENLGFARIDNHRCIRTGVSEVIYCEGKTIEQTQGIVKRLARHNTNIMATRATPEMAEGIKQVIDDCIYHEAARIVVIKPRPVKKKGNIAVVTAGTSDIPVAEEAAITAETLGNHVNRIYDAGVAGIHRILNVREDLYQANVAVVVAGMEGALTSVVGGLVSCPVIGVPTSVGYGASFGGISALLCMLNSCASGVSVVNIDNGFGAGFQAGLINKLAVRHLPEEKDEENDLKKSGNIPGMGQGKIALLKAS, from the coding sequence ATGGATACCAAACATTTAATGAGTCTTCTGGAGCAGGTACAAACCGGTCAGATGAGTACAGGTGCGGCCATGCATCAGTTAAAACAACTTCCTTTTGAAAATCTCGGTTTTGCAAGGATTGACAATCACCGCTGCATTCGTACAGGTGTTTCTGAAGTGATTTATTGCGAGGGCAAAACCATTGAACAGACCCAGGGCATTGTAAAAAGACTGGCACGTCATAATACGAATATCATGGCAACCCGTGCAACCCCTGAAATGGCTGAAGGCATAAAACAGGTAATTGACGACTGTATATATCATGAAGCGGCCCGGATTGTTGTTATTAAACCCCGTCCTGTAAAGAAAAAAGGTAATATAGCTGTTGTAACTGCCGGAACATCTGACATCCCGGTAGCTGAAGAAGCTGCCATAACAGCAGAGACCCTTGGCAACCATGTAAACAGGATTTATGATGCCGGTGTTGCAGGTATTCACAGGATTCTCAATGTCAGGGAAGATCTTTATCAGGCCAATGTGGCAGTTGTGGTTGCAGGCATGGAAGGAGCATTGACAAGCGTAGTCGGGGGTCTTGTATCATGCCCTGTTATCGGGGTTCCCACCAGTGTTGGATATGGAGCCAGTTTTGGAGGAATATCTGCCCTGCTCTGTATGCTTAACAGCTGCGCTTCAGGTGTATCTGTTGTCAATATTGACAATGGATTTGGGGCAGGTTTTCAGGCTGGTCTTATCAACAAGCTTGCAGTCAGGCATCTTCCTGAAGAAAAAGATGAAGAAAATGATTTGAAAAAATCAGGGAATATACCTGGAATGGGCCAGGGGAAAATTGCTCTGCTCAAAGCTTCTTAA
- the larC gene encoding nickel pincer cofactor biosynthesis protein LarC: MKIAYFDCFSGASGDMILGSLLDAGLSLDILKQEIAKLGLSHYEIGMEKVVKKGIGGTQAMIHINHDHHHHHHRHLSHIRDIINTSELPQNVKEKSIAIFQRLAEAEARVHRSEVEHVHFHEVGAMDAIIDVTGAVIGFNALGIEKIYCSPLHVGCGTIECAHGVLPVPAPATAELIKGRPAYSTGVDGELLTPTGAAILTTLSSEFGSMPSMSIQSIGYGAGTSEPAIPNLLRLIIGETGSRDGAMDYETEQAAVMETNIDDMNPQIYDYLIGKILEMGAMDVFLSSVQMKKNRPGILLTLVCSPDKTGIFSDFLLRETTTIGLRWRLENRIKAYRKIETIETIYGPVRIKTAESRDEILNISPEYDDCRQLAVKKNIPLKIVIENVKIDIKNKYGKK; encoded by the coding sequence ATGAAAATAGCTTATTTTGACTGTTTTTCCGGTGCAAGCGGAGATATGATTCTGGGATCGCTTCTGGATGCGGGTCTTTCTCTGGATATTCTTAAACAGGAAATTGCAAAACTCGGGCTTTCCCATTATGAAATCGGCATGGAAAAGGTTGTAAAAAAAGGGATCGGCGGAACCCAGGCCATGATTCACATAAATCATGACCACCATCATCATCACCACCGCCATCTTTCCCATATCAGGGATATAATAAATACCAGCGAACTTCCGCAAAATGTTAAAGAGAAAAGCATAGCAATTTTTCAGCGTCTTGCAGAAGCAGAGGCAAGGGTTCACCGCAGTGAGGTAGAGCATGTCCATTTTCATGAGGTAGGCGCAATGGATGCTATCATAGATGTAACAGGAGCAGTTATTGGTTTCAATGCTCTGGGAATTGAAAAAATATATTGCTCTCCTCTTCATGTTGGATGCGGAACTATTGAATGCGCCCACGGTGTTCTGCCTGTTCCTGCACCTGCTACTGCCGAACTTATAAAAGGCAGGCCTGCTTATTCAACAGGGGTTGACGGTGAACTCCTGACACCAACCGGGGCAGCTATTCTTACCACCCTTTCGTCAGAATTTGGTTCAATGCCTTCCATGTCCATTCAATCAATAGGTTATGGAGCAGGTACTTCAGAACCTGCAATTCCCAATCTTCTCAGGCTGATAATCGGAGAAACCGGCAGCCGGGACGGTGCAATGGATTATGAAACTGAACAAGCTGCTGTTATGGAAACAAATATTGATGACATGAACCCTCAGATATATGATTACCTGATTGGCAAAATACTTGAAATGGGGGCAATGGATGTTTTTCTTTCCAGTGTTCAAATGAAGAAAAACCGTCCAGGAATCCTGCTCACCCTTGTATGCTCCCCTGATAAAACAGGGATTTTTTCTGATTTTCTTTTAAGAGAAACCACTACCATAGGACTGAGATGGAGATTGGAAAACCGGATAAAAGCATATAGAAAAATAGAAACAATAGAAACAATTTATGGGCCTGTAAGGATAAAAACAGCAGAAAGCAGGGATGAGATTCTCAATATTTCACCTGAATATGATGATTGCAGACAACTTGCTGTTAAAAAAAATATTCCCTTGAAAATTGTGATTGAAAATGTAAAAATAGATATTAAAAATAAATATGGGAAAAAATAA
- the mftB gene encoding mycofactocin biosynthesis chaperone MftB (MftB, a small protein, is a peptide chaperone that assists the radical SAM enzyme MftC in performing two modifications to the C-terminal Val-Tyr dipeptide of the mycofactocin precursor peptide, MftA. MftB's role is analogous to the role of PqqD in the biosynthesis of PQQ, a cofactor that derives entirely from a Tyr and a Glu in the precursor PqqA.) has product MNSEKVYLLAKGVQVRKEIFGLLFYDYRGPRLYFVPSKDLFTDTFFNGSQSVKKLAEALCSSTALPCKQIQDQINKVLEMLEGKGLIYGQSIC; this is encoded by the coding sequence ATGAATTCAGAGAAAGTATATTTACTTGCAAAAGGAGTCCAGGTTCGTAAAGAGATTTTTGGACTGCTGTTTTATGATTACCGGGGACCAAGGCTTTATTTTGTTCCGTCAAAGGATCTTTTTACAGATACCTTTTTTAATGGCAGTCAGAGTGTCAAAAAACTGGCAGAAGCCCTCTGTTCTTCAACAGCACTGCCCTGTAAACAGATTCAGGATCAAATCAATAAGGTTCTTGAAATGCTTGAAGGAAAGGGATTGATATATGGGCAATCAATATGTTGA
- the larE gene encoding ATP-dependent sacrificial sulfur transferase LarE — protein MTEISARYEHLQNILQDMQEVLIAFSGGTDSTFLLKAARDVLGDKVMAVTALSETMPEHEKADADVFAQELKVKHVFINSNELEDPDFIKNPLDKCYICKKIKFGGLVRMAESKNIAWVADGENIDDAKDYRPGSLAARELGIRSPLREAGLTKSDIRLLSKELELPTWNKPAYACLASRIPYHQPITAEKLRQIDKAEAFIRKLNLSFQVRVRHEGDTARIEAGNEDIGRFTEHNVRNSIVSYLKSLGFKFIALDLEGYSTGSLNRVISSKKEEK, from the coding sequence ATGACAGAAATCAGCGCCAGATATGAGCATCTCCAAAATATCCTGCAAGATATGCAGGAAGTGCTTATTGCCTTTTCAGGCGGAACTGACAGTACTTTCCTGTTAAAGGCTGCCAGGGATGTTCTTGGAGATAAGGTCATGGCAGTAACTGCATTGTCAGAAACAATGCCTGAGCATGAAAAAGCTGATGCTGATGTTTTTGCACAAGAGCTTAAAGTTAAGCATGTGTTTATCAATAGTAATGAGCTTGAAGATCCTGATTTTATAAAAAATCCCTTAGATAAATGTTATATCTGCAAAAAAATCAAGTTTGGCGGACTGGTCAGGATGGCAGAATCAAAAAATATTGCCTGGGTAGCAGATGGTGAAAATATAGATGATGCAAAGGATTACAGGCCTGGAAGCCTTGCTGCCAGAGAACTGGGCATAAGAAGCCCTCTCAGGGAAGCAGGCCTTACAAAATCAGATATACGCCTGCTTTCAAAAGAATTGGAACTGCCAACCTGGAACAAACCGGCATATGCCTGTCTGGCTTCCAGGATTCCCTACCATCAGCCGATAACAGCAGAAAAACTCAGACAGATAGACAAGGCTGAAGCCTTTATCCGAAAGCTTAACCTGTCTTTTCAGGTACGGGTTCGCCATGAGGGGGATACTGCACGCATAGAAGCTGGAAATGAAGATATTGGCAGATTTACGGAACATAATGTACGAAACTCTATTGTGAGTTATTTAAAATCCCTGGGATTTAAATTTATTGCCCTTGACCTGGAAGGTTATTCCACAGGAAGCCTGAACAGGGTCATTTCTTCAAAAAAGGAGGAAAAGTAA
- the mftC gene encoding mycofactocin radical SAM maturase (MftC is a radical SAM/SPASM enzyme that catalyzes the first two steps in biosynthesis of the electron carrier mycofactocin from the terminal Val-Tyr dipeptide of the precursor peptide MftA.): MGNQYVEMGLCAPVNVTWEVTYNCNLSCVHCLSDSGPKRKGELNTQECFGVIDDLSAMKVFQFNIGGGEPFMRPDFLDLMDYAHEKGMVTCISTNGTLINSDTAKRLDNPLVYIQVSLDGAAPESNDPIRGKGSFNKVLKALECLRERDIEVSINTVLTKLSIGELDKMVDLAAAYGAKLRVSRFRPSGRGKDSWSDLNVSKKEMLKFSDWLNKHLGVSTGDSFFSVSSEDRRSLGLNMCGACKLTCCISPTGGIYPCAFLQEDDFRAGKLPGDSFAELWKNSPVFNSFRQLEIKSCESCHRFDLCHGGCPAIAYHTQRKLGIPDPGCLENCVTVKSFKAAA; this comes from the coding sequence ATGGGCAATCAATATGTTGAAATGGGGCTTTGCGCTCCTGTAAATGTAACCTGGGAAGTAACATACAACTGCAACCTTTCCTGTGTTCACTGCCTTTCAGATTCAGGGCCTAAAAGAAAAGGTGAGCTGAATACTCAGGAGTGCTTTGGTGTAATTGATGATTTATCTGCCATGAAGGTATTCCAGTTTAACATAGGCGGGGGTGAACCCTTTATGAGACCGGATTTTCTTGATCTTATGGATTATGCCCATGAAAAAGGCATGGTAACCTGTATCAGCACCAATGGAACATTGATTAATAGTGATACAGCCAAAAGACTTGATAATCCCCTTGTCTATATCCAGGTCAGCCTGGACGGGGCTGCCCCTGAATCCAATGATCCCATCCGGGGAAAAGGAAGTTTTAACAAGGTTTTAAAAGCACTGGAATGTCTCAGGGAAAGAGATATTGAGGTAAGTATTAATACAGTTCTGACAAAGCTCAGTATTGGAGAACTTGATAAAATGGTTGATCTTGCAGCAGCCTATGGTGCAAAACTCCGTGTATCACGATTCAGGCCCTCAGGGCGGGGAAAGGATTCCTGGTCAGATTTAAATGTTTCAAAAAAGGAAATGCTTAAATTTTCAGACTGGCTGAATAAGCATCTGGGGGTTTCCACAGGAGACTCATTTTTTTCCGTATCCAGCGAAGACCGGCGTTCTTTGGGCTTGAATATGTGCGGGGCATGTAAGCTGACCTGCTGTATTTCCCCAACAGGCGGGATTTATCCATGCGCATTTTTACAGGAAGATGATTTCAGGGCAGGAAAGCTTCCTGGAGATTCTTTTGCCGAACTATGGAAAAACTCACCTGTTTTTAATTCCTTCAGGCAGCTGGAAATTAAATCCTGCGAAAGCTGCCACAGGTTTGATCTCTGCCACGGCGGATGCCCGGCCATTGCATATCATACCCAGAGAAAGCTGGGAATTCCTGATCCAGGCTGTCTTGAAAATTGTGTAACAGTGAAAAGCTTTAAGGCTGCTGCATAA
- a CDS encoding mycofactocin-coupled SDR family oxidoreductase, which translates to MKLEGKTAIITGGARGNGLAAAKCMAAEGADIVIADICENMKTLPYNLATPEVMAGAVKEIEAMGRKAAGIKCDVRKAADVESMVNQVMETFGKIDILVNNAGNSSMIAISEMSEETWDEVLDTHLKGMFLCCRYVLPHMIAQHSGKVVSISSVGGQRGFGMGGHYCAAKHGMIGLNKSIAMEVADHNINANVVCPGTVWTDMMKGIAEFFGMEGDDAKEQFFAGHLMKEREVTPEDIGKAVLWLCIEDSQNITGNMITVDQGWTCQAA; encoded by the coding sequence ATGAAACTTGAAGGAAAAACAGCCATTATTACAGGCGGTGCCCGCGGCAACGGCCTGGCTGCTGCAAAATGTATGGCCGCAGAAGGAGCTGATATTGTTATTGCTGATATTTGTGAAAATATGAAAACCCTGCCCTATAATCTTGCAACCCCGGAAGTAATGGCCGGTGCTGTAAAAGAGATTGAAGCAATGGGACGCAAAGCAGCAGGTATTAAATGCGATGTACGCAAGGCGGCAGATGTTGAATCAATGGTCAATCAGGTTATGGAAACCTTTGGAAAGATTGACATCCTGGTCAATAATGCAGGAAACTCTTCCATGATCGCTATTTCAGAAATGAGCGAAGAAACCTGGGACGAGGTTTTGGACACCCATCTTAAAGGAATGTTTTTATGCTGCCGCTATGTTCTGCCCCATATGATTGCCCAGCACAGCGGCAAGGTGGTAAGTATTTCTTCAGTGGGCGGCCAGCGGGGCTTTGGAATGGGCGGCCACTATTGCGCTGCCAAACACGGCATGATCGGACTCAACAAATCCATAGCAATGGAAGTAGCAGACCATAACATAAATGCCAATGTAGTCTGTCCCGGGACTGTGTGGACAGATATGATGAAAGGTATTGCAGAATTTTTCGGCATGGAAGGAGATGATGCAAAAGAACAGTTTTTTGCAGGTCATCTTATGAAAGAAAGAGAAGTTACACCTGAAGATATTGGCAAAGCTGTTTTATGGCTGTGTATTGAGGATTCTCAAAATATTACAGGAAACATGATAACCGTTGACCAGGGCTGGACGTGCCAGGCCGCGTAA
- a CDS encoding Mrp/NBP35 family ATP-binding protein: protein MELTQNQFAEQQKKQLMNEGAIVDALKYVKYKIAVISGKGGVGKTATTINLAAALKNAGNKVGIFDADLHGPSVPKMLGIKHEAKLNGAFWVDPVMTDSGIKALSVALFWPGDMTPVMWRGQTKSRTIRQLLSAAKWGGLDYLLIDLPPGTGDEPIAILKSIPDLDGVIVVTTPQEVATLVSSKAINASMTLGAKVIGLIENMSSYTCSCGDVAYLFGKDKGKELARMMEVPFLGSIPIDPLFSEAADTGVPVVNLHPGSLTAKAFVKIATQVSSELPVKQVPEAPPEATESKVCPGSGHHHHHHSKDSSCGCGHKHNHSNESIQIIS from the coding sequence ATGGAATTGACCCAAAATCAATTTGCAGAACAACAGAAAAAGCAGTTAATGAATGAAGGGGCAATTGTTGATGCTCTTAAATATGTTAAATATAAAATAGCGGTTATTTCCGGTAAGGGCGGGGTAGGGAAAACTGCAACCACAATAAACCTGGCTGCGGCGCTTAAAAATGCTGGTAACAAGGTTGGAATTTTTGATGCAGACCTTCACGGGCCGAGTGTTCCCAAAATGCTGGGCATAAAACATGAAGCCAAACTTAACGGCGCTTTCTGGGTTGATCCTGTAATGACAGATTCCGGCATTAAAGCCCTTTCAGTAGCATTGTTCTGGCCCGGTGACATGACACCGGTCATGTGGCGCGGACAGACCAAGAGCAGGACAATACGCCAGCTTTTGTCAGCAGCCAAATGGGGCGGACTTGATTATCTTCTCATAGATCTTCCACCTGGAACCGGCGATGAACCCATTGCCATTCTTAAATCAATTCCAGACTTAGATGGTGTAATTGTTGTTACCACTCCCCAGGAAGTTGCAACACTGGTATCTTCCAAGGCTATTAACGCATCCATGACACTGGGAGCTAAAGTTATTGGATTGATTGAAAATATGAGTTCATATACATGCAGCTGCGGAGATGTAGCCTATCTTTTTGGAAAGGATAAGGGAAAAGAGCTTGCACGGATGATGGAAGTGCCGTTTTTAGGCTCCATTCCTATTGATCCCCTGTTTTCCGAAGCTGCTGATACTGGTGTGCCTGTTGTCAATCTTCATCCCGGTAGTCTGACTGCAAAAGCTTTTGTAAAAATTGCAACACAGGTAAGCAGTGAACTGCCTGTCAAACAAGTGCCTGAAGCTCCGCCAGAAGCAACAGAAAGCAAGGTATGCCCGGGATCAGGTCATCATCATCACCATCATTCAAAGGATTCATCATGCGGATGCGGGCATAAACACAATCATTCAAATGAATCTATACAGATAATTTCATAA